A genomic segment from Rhodospirillum centenum SW encodes:
- a CDS encoding NUDIX hydrolase, with translation MTPGQKQGGPSVRTIPEGEDRERLVCPDCGYIAYENPKIVVGSVTTWEDGRILLCRRAIEPRRGFWTLPAGYMELGEASAAGAAREAWEEARARIEIDCLLAVYDIPRISQVQLIFRARLLSPAIEPGPESVEVGLFAWDDIPWSQLAFPSVVWSLNEHRARLGQRDFPPGGNPPDPVHGL, from the coding sequence ATGACGCCCGGCCAGAAACAAGGCGGACCCAGCGTCCGCACCATCCCCGAAGGCGAGGACCGCGAGCGGCTGGTCTGCCCCGACTGCGGTTACATCGCCTACGAGAACCCGAAGATCGTCGTCGGCTCCGTCACCACCTGGGAGGACGGACGCATCCTGCTGTGCCGCCGCGCGATCGAGCCGCGCCGCGGCTTCTGGACCCTGCCCGCCGGCTACATGGAGCTGGGCGAGGCCTCGGCGGCCGGCGCCGCCCGCGAGGCGTGGGAGGAAGCCCGCGCCCGCATCGAGATCGACTGCCTGCTGGCGGTCTACGACATCCCCCGCATCAGCCAGGTCCAGCTCATCTTCCGCGCCCGCCTGCTCTCGCCCGCGATCGAGCCCGGCCCGGAGAGCGTGGAGGTCGGCCTGTTCGCCTGGGACGACATCCCCTGGAGCCAGCTCGCCTTCCCCAGCGTAGTCTGGTCCCTGAACGAACACCGCGCCCGGCTGGGTCAGCGCGACTTCCCGCCCGGCGGCAATCCGCCGGACCCGGTTCACGGCCTCTGA
- a CDS encoding M48 family metallopeptidase, translated as MFGRLLKPRAKAPPRRTPAAKSPARTPPRPQVRALAVDGVPAPLELRLSPRARRLSLRVDAARELVQVVAPAGVGDAEIARFVGRHLDWVRGRLAAIPPRLPFADGALVPILGVPHRIRHDPGHRGAPRPLAGPEGPELRVGGGAEFLSRRVREWLKAEARRRLAERARAKAAGLGATVTAVSVRDTRSRWGSCSAGGRLSFSWRLILAPEPVFDYVVAHEVAHLREMNHSARFWALCASLTAEVDGPRAWLKAHGAGLHRYG; from the coding sequence ATGTTCGGACGCCTGCTGAAACCCCGCGCCAAGGCGCCGCCGCGGCGGACGCCCGCGGCGAAATCCCCCGCCCGGACGCCGCCGCGCCCCCAGGTGCGCGCGCTGGCCGTGGACGGCGTGCCGGCCCCCCTGGAACTGCGCCTGTCCCCCCGCGCCCGGCGCCTGAGCCTGCGGGTGGACGCGGCGCGGGAGCTGGTCCAGGTGGTGGCGCCGGCCGGGGTCGGCGATGCCGAGATCGCCCGCTTCGTCGGCCGGCACCTGGACTGGGTGCGCGGCCGGCTGGCCGCGATCCCGCCCCGGCTTCCCTTCGCCGACGGCGCCCTGGTGCCGATCCTGGGCGTGCCGCACCGCATCCGCCATGATCCCGGCCACCGCGGCGCCCCGCGGCCGCTGGCGGGACCGGAGGGGCCGGAGCTGCGCGTGGGCGGCGGGGCGGAGTTCCTGTCCCGGCGCGTGCGCGAGTGGCTGAAGGCGGAGGCGCGGCGGCGGCTGGCCGAGCGCGCCCGGGCCAAGGCCGCGGGGCTGGGCGCCACGGTCACCGCCGTCAGCGTGCGCGACACCCGCTCGCGCTGGGGAAGCTGTTCGGCCGGGGGGCGGCTGTCCTTCTCCTGGCGGCTGATCCTGGCGCCGGAGCCGGTGTTCGACTATGTCGTCGCGCACGAGGTGGCGCACCTGCGGGAGATGAACCACTCCGCGCGTTTCTGGGCGCTGTGCGCCAGCCTGACGGCGGAGGTGGACGGCCCCCGCGCCTGGCTGAAGGCGCACGGCGCGGGCCTGCACCGCTACGGCTGA
- a CDS encoding YccF domain-containing protein: protein MLTLLLNVLWLVLFGFAAAIGWFTAALVMLITIVGIPWARSALTIGVFMLWPFGRTAVDRRLLTGEEDIGTGALGTLGNVLWFLFAGWWLALGHLLIGLAFCLTIIGIPFGFQHFKFAGLSLAPIGKEIVDAPVVDAIRARYR from the coding sequence ATGCTGACCCTGCTGCTCAACGTGCTCTGGCTGGTGCTGTTCGGCTTCGCCGCCGCGATCGGCTGGTTCACGGCGGCGCTGGTGATGCTGATCACCATCGTCGGCATTCCCTGGGCGCGCTCGGCCCTGACCATCGGCGTCTTCATGCTGTGGCCGTTCGGGCGCACGGCGGTGGACCGCCGCCTGCTGACGGGGGAGGAGGACATCGGCACCGGCGCGCTGGGCACGCTGGGCAACGTCCTCTGGTTCCTCTTCGCCGGCTGGTGGCTGGCGCTGGGGCATCTGCTGATCGGTCTGGCCTTCTGCCTGACCATCATCGGCATCCCGTTCGGCTTCCAGCACTTCAAGTTCGCCGGCCTGTCGCTGGCCCCGATCGGCAAGGAGATCGTGGACGCCCCGGTGGTGGACGCGATCCGCGCCCGCTACCGCTGA
- a CDS encoding sodium-dependent transporter, which translates to MTKVGSEGAEDGVAVPHWSSRFAFIMAAVGSAVGLGNIWKFPYMTGTGGGAAFVLFYLGCVLMVGVPVLVAELMLGRRAQRGPIGALVALGRRYGGTPAWGLVAGMGVVAAFLILSFYSVIAGWALAYIPKLAVGAFAGATAQATGAVFDGLLADPVAMAGWHTLFMALTVVIVAQGVTGGIERAVTLLTPALFVMLVILAIYASVTGDFARGMAFLFTPDFSKLTTEVAISAAGQAFFSLSIGLGTMLAYGAYVGDNVSLPKMTLTIAGADTACALVAGVAIFPIVFASGLDPAGGPGLVFVTLPVAFGAMPFGSLFGAVFFVLLAVAALTSSVSLLEPIVASLQERVRLPRIVLALGVACLSWVLGFLTIFSFNRWSDIHPLGGGRTFFDLIDYATTNIMLPLGGVLLAVFAGWVLTREARVEEFGMGEGVVYRVWLFLVRFLAPAAIVIVALDALF; encoded by the coding sequence TTGACTAAGGTTGGTTCGGAGGGCGCGGAGGACGGGGTGGCCGTGCCGCACTGGTCGTCGCGTTTCGCCTTCATCATGGCGGCGGTGGGCTCCGCCGTCGGGCTGGGGAACATCTGGAAGTTCCCCTACATGACGGGCACGGGCGGGGGGGCCGCCTTCGTCCTTTTCTATCTGGGCTGCGTGCTCATGGTCGGGGTCCCCGTGCTGGTGGCGGAGCTGATGCTCGGCCGCCGGGCCCAGCGGGGGCCGATCGGGGCCCTGGTCGCGCTGGGGCGCCGCTACGGCGGCACCCCCGCCTGGGGGCTGGTGGCCGGTATGGGGGTGGTGGCGGCGTTCCTCATCCTCAGCTTCTACAGCGTCATCGCCGGCTGGGCGCTGGCCTACATCCCCAAGCTCGCGGTCGGCGCCTTCGCCGGGGCCACGGCCCAGGCCACCGGCGCCGTCTTCGACGGGCTCCTGGCCGACCCGGTGGCGATGGCGGGATGGCATACCCTGTTCATGGCCCTGACCGTGGTGATCGTGGCGCAGGGCGTGACCGGAGGCATCGAGCGGGCGGTCACGCTGCTGACTCCCGCGCTGTTCGTGATGCTGGTGATCCTGGCCATCTATGCCTCGGTGACCGGCGACTTCGCGCGCGGCATGGCGTTCCTGTTCACGCCCGACTTCTCCAAGCTGACGACGGAGGTGGCGATCAGCGCCGCGGGACAGGCCTTCTTCTCCCTCTCCATCGGGTTGGGCACCATGCTCGCCTACGGTGCCTATGTGGGGGACAATGTCTCGCTGCCGAAGATGACGCTGACCATCGCCGGCGCCGATACCGCCTGCGCGCTGGTGGCGGGCGTGGCGATCTTCCCCATCGTCTTCGCCAGCGGGCTGGACCCGGCGGGCGGTCCGGGGCTGGTGTTCGTGACCCTGCCCGTGGCCTTCGGTGCCATGCCCTTCGGCTCGCTGTTCGGGGCGGTCTTCTTCGTGCTGCTGGCGGTGGCGGCGCTGACCTCCTCCGTCTCCCTGCTGGAGCCGATCGTCGCCTCTCTTCAGGAGCGGGTGCGGCTGCCCCGCATCGTGCTGGCGCTGGGTGTCGCCTGCCTCTCCTGGGTCCTGGGCTTCCTCACCATCTTCTCCTTCAACCGCTGGAGCGACATCCACCCGCTGGGCGGCGGGCGCACCTTCTTCGACCTGATCGACTACGCCACCACCAACATCATGTTGCCGCTGGGCGGCGTGCTGCTGGCCGTGTTCGCCGGCTGGGTGCTGACACGGGAGGCGCGGGTGGAGGAATTCGGCATGGGCGAGGGCGTGGTCTACCGCGTCTGGCTGTTCCTGGTCCGGTTCCTGGCGCCTGCGGCCATCGTCATAGTGGCCCTCGACGCCCTGTTCTGA
- a CDS encoding DUF2934 domain-containing protein produces the protein MDAAREQEHEERIRRKAHEIWEREGRPEGRAAEHWDKAAELVAQEEGTTATLRRNPSHGPDDVARRDQPVEPLLAVETLGDLPNLADQGEERQFPAPDRRTAREEG, from the coding sequence ATGGACGCCGCCCGGGAGCAGGAACACGAGGAGCGTATCCGCCGCAAGGCGCACGAGATCTGGGAACGCGAGGGCCGGCCGGAGGGCCGCGCCGCGGAACACTGGGACAAGGCCGCCGAGCTGGTGGCGCAGGAGGAGGGCACGACGGCCACGCTCCGGCGCAACCCCTCGCACGGGCCGGACGACGTGGCCCGGCGCGACCAGCCGGTGGAGCCGCTCCTGGCCGTGGAGACTCTGGGCGATCTGCCCAACCTCGCCGACCAGGGAGAGGAGCGCCAGTTCCCCGCCCCCGATCGCCGTACCGCCCGGGAAGAAGGCTGA
- a CDS encoding TerC family protein, translating into MEALLLLLSTPILGKAAWLWFLFIGIVAALLVFDLGVLNRKDHEIGVKESLWLSAFYILIAVAFGGWLWWYMGPTPGMQYFTGFALEKALALDNVFVISLIFSYFAIPRLYQHRVLFWGILGVILLRGLMIGLGAALVTRFDWVLYIFGAFLLATGVKMLLMSGEEETDLSKNRLLMALKRRVPVTDRLHGNSFFVREPDPVSGRLKRVATPLFLALLMVEIADLVFAVDSVPAIFAITTDPFIVYTSNIFAILGLRALYFALAAMVHRFRYLKYALSLVLVFIGAKIFWNQIYGKVDPAISLSVTFALLASGVLYSLWKTGRGPTDTEHLPVQDARAEGTPDRLAQPRPEQARGGAAE; encoded by the coding sequence TTGGAAGCTCTGCTCCTGCTGCTGTCCACCCCGATCCTGGGAAAGGCGGCCTGGCTCTGGTTCCTGTTCATCGGCATCGTCGCGGCACTCCTGGTCTTCGACCTGGGCGTGCTGAACCGCAAGGACCATGAGATCGGCGTGAAGGAAAGCCTCTGGCTTTCCGCCTTCTATATCCTGATCGCCGTCGCCTTCGGCGGCTGGCTCTGGTGGTACATGGGCCCGACGCCGGGCATGCAGTACTTCACCGGCTTCGCGCTGGAGAAGGCGCTGGCGCTGGACAACGTCTTCGTCATCTCCCTGATCTTCAGCTACTTCGCCATCCCGCGCCTGTACCAGCACCGGGTGCTGTTCTGGGGCATCCTGGGCGTGATCCTGCTGCGCGGCCTGATGATCGGGCTGGGGGCGGCGCTGGTCACCCGGTTCGACTGGGTGCTCTACATCTTCGGCGCCTTCCTCCTGGCGACCGGCGTGAAGATGCTGCTGATGAGCGGGGAGGAGGAGACCGACCTCTCGAAGAACCGGCTGCTCATGGCCCTGAAGCGTCGGGTGCCGGTGACCGACCGTCTGCACGGCAATTCCTTCTTCGTGCGGGAACCCGATCCGGTCAGCGGCCGGCTGAAGCGGGTGGCCACGCCGCTGTTCCTGGCCCTGCTGATGGTGGAGATCGCCGATCTGGTCTTCGCGGTGGACAGCGTGCCGGCCATCTTCGCCATCACGACCGACCCGTTCATCGTCTACACCAGCAACATCTTCGCCATCCTGGGGCTGCGCGCGCTCTATTTCGCGCTGGCGGCGATGGTCCACCGCTTCAGATATCTGAAGTACGCGCTCTCGCTGGTGCTGGTCTTCATCGGCGCCAAGATCTTCTGGAACCAGATCTACGGCAAGGTGGACCCGGCCATCTCGCTGTCCGTCACCTTCGCCCTGCTGGCCTCGGGCGTGCTCTACTCCCTGTGGAAGACCGGCCGCGGTCCCACCGACACGGAACACCTGCCGGTGCAGGACGCCCGGGCCGAGGGGACGCCGGACCGGCTGGCGCAGCCCCGGCCGGAGCAGGCCCGCGGCGGGGCGGCCGAGTAA
- a CDS encoding entericidin A/B family lipoprotein, protein MATHLAWATHFSWRKFWAAALLLAACGVSACNTVEGAGEDLQAGGRAVEDTAKDVKN, encoded by the coding sequence ATGGCGACGCATCTCGCTTGGGCAACGCATTTTTCCTGGAGGAAGTTCTGGGCCGCGGCGCTTCTCCTTGCCGCCTGCGGCGTGTCCGCCTGCAACACCGTCGAGGGGGCCGGCGAGGACCTGCAGGCCGGCGGCCGCGCGGTCGAGGACACGGCCAAGGACGTGAAGAACTGA
- a CDS encoding alpha/beta hydrolase, producing MHRSPDTPRGTVQRLTVVSEVLKGNLLGDLPARAVDVYVPHGHDGRGLPLLVDVVGYTGSGLSHTNWKNFGENVPERLDRLIAAGTLPPVVVAFPDCFTRLGGNQYVNSAAMGRWMDFLCAEMLPAVEAAVGCGGPGRRGIFGKSSGGYGAMIHAMKRPDVWSAAACHSGDMAFDLCYLPDMPATLRALAKHGGSVERFMQALETADKVDGKDTHALMILAMAASYDPDPSQPFGVRLPVTLDTCELIADRWVNWLAWDPVVIAEAHADALRSLKGLYIDCGDRDQYNLVYGARRMHRLLDGMGIAHRYEEFGDDHSGIDYRMDRSLPFLAEALSR from the coding sequence ATGCACCGTTCGCCCGACACGCCCCGCGGCACCGTCCAGCGCCTGACCGTCGTCAGCGAGGTGCTGAAAGGCAACCTGCTGGGCGACCTGCCCGCCCGCGCCGTGGACGTCTACGTCCCGCACGGGCATGACGGGCGGGGCCTGCCGCTGCTGGTGGACGTGGTGGGCTACACGGGCTCGGGCCTGTCGCACACCAACTGGAAGAATTTCGGGGAGAACGTGCCGGAGCGGCTGGACCGGCTGATCGCCGCGGGAACCCTGCCGCCGGTCGTCGTCGCCTTTCCCGACTGCTTCACCCGGCTGGGCGGCAACCAGTACGTCAACTCCGCCGCCATGGGCCGCTGGATGGACTTCCTGTGCGCGGAGATGCTGCCGGCGGTGGAGGCGGCGGTGGGCTGCGGCGGGCCGGGCCGGCGCGGCATCTTCGGCAAGAGTTCCGGCGGCTACGGCGCCATGATCCACGCCATGAAGCGGCCCGACGTGTGGTCGGCCGCCGCCTGCCATTCCGGCGACATGGCCTTCGACCTCTGCTACCTGCCGGACATGCCGGCCACCCTGCGGGCGCTGGCGAAGCATGGCGGCTCCGTCGAGCGCTTCATGCAGGCGCTGGAGACGGCGGACAAGGTGGACGGCAAGGACACCCATGCCCTGATGATCCTGGCCATGGCGGCCAGCTACGACCCCGACCCGTCGCAGCCCTTCGGCGTGCGGCTGCCGGTGACGCTGGACACCTGCGAGCTGATCGCCGACCGCTGGGTCAACTGGCTGGCCTGGGACCCGGTGGTGATCGCGGAGGCGCACGCCGACGCGCTGCGCTCGCTGAAAGGGCTGTACATCGACTGCGGCGACCGCGACCAGTACAACCTGGTCTACGGTGCCCGCCGCATGCACCGGCTCCTGGACGGCATGGGCATCGCCCACCGTTACGAGGAATTCGGCGACGATCACTCCGGCATCGACTACCGGATGGACCGCAGCCTGCCCTTCCTGGCCGAAGCCCTGTCCCGGTAG
- a CDS encoding phosphoribosylanthranilate isomerase translates to MARRTRLKVCCIASVEEARIAVAAGADALGLVAAMPSGPGPIPDEAIAEIAATVPPPVATFLLTCRTDPDGVVEHVRRCGTNTVQLVDAVAPETYAALRRHCPAVRIVQVLHVEDEAALEEARRVAPQVDALLLDSGRPSLAVKELGGTGRVHDWAVSARIVAGSPVPVFLAGGLKAANVADAVRAVRPFGIDLCSGVRTDGRLDPARLEALVAALGAV, encoded by the coding sequence ATGGCCCGCCGAACCCGCCTGAAGGTCTGCTGCATCGCCTCGGTCGAGGAGGCGCGGATCGCCGTCGCCGCCGGCGCCGACGCGCTGGGGCTGGTGGCCGCCATGCCGTCCGGCCCCGGCCCGATCCCCGACGAGGCGATCGCGGAGATCGCGGCCACGGTGCCCCCGCCCGTCGCCACCTTCCTGCTGACCTGCCGCACCGATCCCGACGGCGTGGTCGAGCATGTCCGGCGCTGCGGCACCAACACGGTGCAGCTCGTGGATGCGGTGGCGCCGGAGACCTATGCCGCCCTGCGCCGGCACTGTCCCGCCGTCCGCATCGTGCAGGTCCTGCATGTGGAGGACGAGGCGGCGCTGGAGGAGGCCCGGCGGGTGGCCCCGCAGGTCGATGCCCTGCTGCTGGACAGCGGGCGGCCGTCGCTGGCGGTGAAGGAGCTGGGCGGCACCGGCCGCGTCCACGACTGGGCCGTGAGCGCCCGCATCGTGGCCGGGAGCCCGGTGCCGGTGTTCCTGGCCGGCGGGCTGAAGGCCGCCAACGTGGCCGACGCGGTCCGGGCTGTGCGGCCCTTCGGCATCGACCTCTGCTCCGGCGTGCGCACGGACGGCCGGCTGGACCCGGCCCGGCTGGAGGCGCTGGTCGCCGCCCTGGGGGCGGTCTGA
- a CDS encoding arylamine N-acetyltransferase family protein — translation MTEMPSVDLDAYLERIGVAGPLRADADTLDALHVAQVGAIPFEALDVAADPPRPVRIDPAGIAAKLVAGRRGGYCFEQNGLLRAVLTALGLPCRPVMARVSWKTGVPGGRTHMLLLVEAGGRPWLADAGFGRHGLISPLPLEPGVETVRHGESWRLLPVTARDLELQVRLGGVWAPLYRFDPDEPALDADIAIANHYMSSHPDSRFMQSRVVARATPGCRRSLHDGELKITRDGVTSVRAVTDGEEYRRILVEEFQLVLPEEMRLKPWPAEPA, via the coding sequence ATGACAGAGATGCCAAGCGTCGATCTGGACGCCTATCTGGAGAGGATCGGCGTTGCCGGTCCGCTGCGGGCCGACGCCGACACGCTGGACGCCCTGCACGTCGCCCAGGTCGGCGCCATCCCGTTCGAGGCGCTGGACGTGGCGGCCGACCCGCCGCGGCCGGTGCGGATCGACCCCGCCGGCATCGCCGCCAAGCTGGTGGCGGGCCGGCGCGGCGGCTACTGCTTCGAACAGAACGGCCTGCTGCGCGCCGTGCTGACGGCGCTGGGCCTGCCCTGCCGGCCGGTGATGGCGCGGGTGTCCTGGAAGACCGGCGTGCCGGGCGGGCGCACCCACATGCTGCTGCTGGTCGAGGCCGGGGGTCGCCCCTGGCTGGCCGACGCCGGCTTCGGCCGCCACGGGCTGATCAGCCCCCTGCCCCTGGAGCCCGGTGTGGAGACGGTGCGGCACGGGGAGAGCTGGCGGCTGCTGCCGGTGACGGCGCGCGACCTGGAACTCCAGGTCCGGCTGGGCGGGGTGTGGGCGCCGCTCTACCGCTTCGACCCGGACGAGCCGGCCCTGGACGCCGACATCGCCATCGCCAACCACTACATGTCCAGCCACCCGGACTCGCGGTTCATGCAAAGCCGGGTGGTGGCGCGCGCCACGCCGGGCTGCCGCCGCTCGCTGCACGACGGCGAACTGAAGATCACCCGCGACGGGGTGACAAGCGTGCGCGCCGTCACGGACGGGGAAGAGTACCGCCGTATCCTGGTCGAGGAATTCCAGCTTGTGCTGCCCGAAGAGATGAGGCTGAAACCATGGCCCGCCGAACCCGCCTGA
- a CDS encoding MgtC/SapB family protein, translating into MLPAEIAPADLVHTAHLPLADVALRLGTAALLGLMLGLNRELRGKAAGLRTHTLLSVSAAVATLVALELYYDLGSDGQGNPPDPIRAIQGVAQAIGLICAGIIIQGRGTRVRNLTTAATLWMAASLGLACGAGLYGIALLSGGIALALLLTLSVVERRFFGDKEEEDATD; encoded by the coding sequence ATGCTCCCTGCCGAGATCGCTCCCGCCGACCTTGTCCACACGGCGCACCTGCCGCTGGCCGATGTCGCCCTGCGTCTGGGGACGGCCGCGCTGCTGGGGCTGATGCTGGGGCTGAACCGGGAACTGCGGGGCAAGGCGGCGGGGCTGCGCACCCATACGCTGCTGTCCGTCTCCGCGGCGGTGGCGACCCTGGTCGCGCTGGAACTCTACTACGACCTCGGGAGCGACGGGCAGGGCAACCCGCCGGACCCGATCCGCGCCATCCAGGGCGTGGCCCAGGCCATCGGGCTGATCTGTGCCGGCATCATCATCCAGGGCCGCGGCACCCGCGTGCGCAACCTGACGACGGCTGCGACGCTGTGGATGGCGGCGTCGCTCGGGCTCGCCTGCGGCGCCGGTCTCTACGGCATCGCCCTGCTGTCCGGCGGGATCGCGCTGGCCCTGCTGCTGACGCTCAGCGTTGTGGAGCGGCGCTTCTTCGGCGACAAGGAGGAGGAGGACGCGACGGACTGA
- a CDS encoding phosphoglycerate kinase produces MAFKTLDDLSVAGKTVLVRGDLNVPVQDGRVSDTTRLDRLAPTLKELAGKGAKVVVLSHFGRPKGGPDAKNSLRQVVPALEAALGLPVAFAEDCVGESARAAIAAIEPGQVVLLENTRFHAGEEKNDPELARQMAALGDIYVNDAFSAAHRAHASTEGIAHLLPSAAGRLMQAELEALGKALARPERPVMAVVGGAKISTKLDLLLNMVTKVDMLVLGGGMANTFLFAQGRPVGKSLAEKDMADQARAIMEKAAASGCEILLPQDGAMAKEFKAGAPHRVVPVEQIADDEMMLDVGPATVEFVGLKLQGAKTVVWNGPMGAFEIRPFDSGTNAVAGLVAALTGDGRVLSVAGGGDTVAALEQAGVAGRFSYVSTAGGAFLEWLEGKELPGVKALGA; encoded by the coding sequence ATGGCCTTCAAGACGCTCGACGACCTGTCCGTTGCCGGCAAGACCGTGCTGGTGCGCGGCGACCTCAATGTCCCGGTGCAGGACGGTCGGGTCAGCGACACCACCCGGCTCGACCGGCTGGCGCCGACCCTGAAGGAACTGGCGGGCAAGGGCGCCAAGGTCGTCGTGCTGTCGCATTTCGGCCGGCCCAAGGGCGGGCCGGACGCCAAGAATTCGCTGCGTCAGGTCGTGCCGGCGCTGGAGGCGGCGCTGGGCCTTCCCGTCGCCTTCGCCGAGGACTGCGTCGGCGAGTCGGCCCGGGCCGCGATCGCCGCGATCGAGCCGGGCCAGGTGGTCCTGCTGGAGAACACCCGCTTCCATGCCGGGGAGGAGAAGAACGATCCCGAGCTGGCGCGGCAGATGGCCGCACTGGGCGACATCTACGTCAACGACGCCTTCTCCGCCGCCCACCGCGCCCATGCCTCCACCGAGGGCATCGCGCACCTGCTGCCCAGCGCCGCCGGCCGGCTGATGCAGGCGGAGCTGGAGGCGCTGGGCAAGGCGCTGGCCCGGCCGGAGCGGCCGGTCATGGCCGTGGTCGGCGGCGCCAAGATCTCCACCAAGCTGGACCTGCTGCTGAACATGGTCACCAAGGTGGACATGCTGGTGCTCGGCGGTGGCATGGCCAACACCTTCCTGTTCGCCCAGGGCCGCCCGGTCGGGAAGTCGCTGGCCGAGAAGGACATGGCCGATCAGGCCCGCGCCATCATGGAGAAGGCCGCGGCCTCCGGCTGCGAGATCCTGCTGCCCCAGGACGGCGCCATGGCGAAGGAGTTCAAGGCCGGCGCGCCGCACCGCGTCGTCCCGGTGGAGCAGATCGCCGACGACGAGATGATGCTGGACGTCGGTCCGGCCACGGTGGAGTTCGTCGGGCTGAAGCTCCAGGGCGCGAAGACGGTGGTCTGGAACGGCCCGATGGGCGCCTTCGAGATCCGGCCCTTCGACAGCGGCACCAACGCGGTGGCCGGGCTGGTCGCCGCCCTGACCGGCGATGGCCGCGTCCTGTCGGTCGCCGGTGGCGGCGACACGGTGGCGGCGCTGGAACAGGCCGGCGTGGCCGGCCGCTTCTCCTACGTCTCCACCGCCGGCGGGGCGTTCCTGGAGTGGCTGGAAGGCAAGGAACTGCCGGGCGTGAAGGCGCTGGGCGCCTGA
- a CDS encoding DMT family transporter has protein sequence MHAPSAQAPAAQTMRASDWGLLCFQSVLWGGSFLWMGLAIRELPPFTIVACRVSLAAAALYLAARAMGQAMPRDRQSWRDFFVMAAVNNLVPFSLIAWSQSQITVGLASILNATTPLFTVVLMWLLAGNERPGPLKMAGLAAGFVGGAVLLGPKALTGADMALLGCAAVLTASFCYGLAGVWSRRFAGQPPIVSSTGVLAAAAVLTVPLSLAVDRPWTLDPSWVTVGAVAMLGLFSTGLAYLIYYRILRTAGPGNASLVTFLVPVSAILMGAAVMGERLGPNAFAGMGLIFLGLAAIDGRPVAWVSARLTGRRGRPVTGA, from the coding sequence ATGCACGCCCCCAGCGCCCAGGCTCCCGCTGCCCAGACGATGCGCGCGTCCGACTGGGGGCTGCTGTGCTTCCAGTCCGTCCTGTGGGGCGGCTCCTTCCTCTGGATGGGGCTGGCGATCCGGGAACTGCCGCCCTTCACCATCGTCGCCTGTCGCGTCTCCCTGGCCGCCGCCGCGCTCTACCTCGCCGCCCGCGCCATGGGACAGGCCATGCCGCGCGACAGGCAGAGCTGGCGCGACTTCTTCGTCATGGCCGCCGTCAACAATCTGGTGCCGTTCAGCCTGATCGCCTGGAGCCAGTCGCAGATCACGGTCGGCCTCGCCTCCATCCTGAACGCCACGACCCCGCTGTTCACCGTGGTGCTCATGTGGCTGCTGGCCGGGAACGAGCGGCCGGGACCGCTGAAGATGGCGGGGCTGGCGGCGGGCTTCGTCGGGGGCGCCGTGCTGCTGGGGCCGAAGGCGCTGACCGGGGCCGACATGGCGCTGCTGGGCTGTGCCGCCGTGCTGACGGCCAGCTTCTGCTACGGTCTGGCCGGGGTCTGGAGCCGCCGCTTCGCCGGGCAGCCGCCGATCGTCTCCTCCACCGGGGTGCTGGCCGCGGCGGCGGTGCTGACCGTGCCCCTGTCGCTGGCGGTGGACCGGCCGTGGACGCTCGACCCCTCCTGGGTGACGGTCGGGGCCGTGGCCATGCTCGGCCTGTTCAGCACGGGGCTGGCCTATCTGATCTACTACCGCATCCTGCGCACGGCGGGTCCCGGCAACGCCTCGCTGGTCACCTTCCTGGTGCCGGTCAGCGCCATCCTGATGGGGGCGGCGGTGATGGGGGAGAGGCTGGGGCCGAACGCCTTCGCCGGAATGGGGCTGATCTTTCTGGGGCTGGCCGCCATCGACGGCCGCCCGGTGGCCTGGGTCTCCGCCCGGCTGACCGGCCGGCGCGGCCGTCCCGTCACGGGGGCCTGA